Proteins from one Nicotiana tabacum cultivar K326 chromosome 23, ASM71507v2, whole genome shotgun sequence genomic window:
- the LOC107761377 gene encoding FCS-Like Zinc finger 1-like, with translation MDSPSTRRRPCFIEEDDGLVSLAETEAGFSGINNNQINLNNKNYNQYPLISRPLYYTVSPRRRNSSRNISSFSSSSSSSSSNSMSSPRSVVTSAGKYYDGRFDEPQQQYFLDACFLCKKRLAVNCDIFMYRGDTPFCSEECRQQQIEMDEAKEKKWNISSIKAMRKKDQSKSTSPNKTSEDYPFRPGTVAAA, from the exons GAAGAAGGCCATGTTTCATCGAAGAAGATGATGGCCTAGTCTCATTAGCTGAAACAGAAGCTGGATTTTCGGGAATCAACAATAATCAGATCAATCTCAATAATAAGAATTATAACCAATACCCTTTGATTTCAAGACCACTTTATTATACAGTTTCACCTAGAAGAAGAAACAGCTCAAGGAatatctcttctttttcttcttcttcttcatcttcttcttctaatTCCATGTCCTCTCCAAGATCTGTTGTTACTTCTGCTGGAAAGTACTATGATGGTAGATTTGATGAACcccaacaacaatattttttggATGCTTGTTTCCTTTGTAAGAAACGCCTTGCAGTTAACTGTGACATCTTCATGTAcag AGGGGACACTCCATTTTGTAGTGAAGAGTGTAGACAACAACAGATAGAGATGGATGAAGCTAAAGAGAAAAAATGGAACATTTCTTCCATTAAAGCCATGAGAAAAAAGGACCAGAGTAAATCCACTTCCCCCAACAAAACTTCAGAAGATTACCCTTTCAGACCTGGAACTGTTGCTGCTGCTTGA